In Treponema sp. OMZ 798, the following proteins share a genomic window:
- a CDS encoding flavodoxin family protein → MKIVIIHGQSHKGSTYNSSRMLADKLGGEVSEFFLPKDFNHFCIGCGNCFTKGESMCPHFEQLQPITNAIDESDIIILASPVYVYHVTGSMKAFLDHYGYRWMVHRPSESMFSKQAVCFSTAAGAGMKKANKDMADSTFFWGCAKTYKLGIAVWETDWKRVDEKIKSKVDRQTTTLSNKIKSNYTMVRPSIKTRILFNIMRIIQKKGWNERDKTYWQEKGWLAKNRPWK, encoded by the coding sequence ATGAAAATAGTTATTATACATGGTCAAAGTCATAAAGGTTCAACATATAATAGTTCAAGAATGCTTGCAGATAAATTGGGTGGAGAAGTATCGGAATTTTTTCTACCAAAAGATTTTAATCATTTCTGTATTGGGTGTGGGAATTGCTTTACTAAAGGAGAAAGTATGTGTCCGCATTTCGAACAATTACAGCCAATTACAAATGCCATAGATGAGTCGGATATAATTATTCTTGCAAGCCCTGTATATGTATATCATGTTACAGGTTCAATGAAAGCGTTTCTTGACCATTATGGTTATAGATGGATGGTTCACCGACCAAGTGAAAGTATGTTTTCAAAACAAGCTGTCTGTTTTTCAACAGCTGCTGGGGCAGGAATGAAAAAAGCTAATAAAGATATGGCAGATAGCACATTCTTTTGGGGATGTGCTAAAACTTATAAATTAGGTATTGCAGTTTGGGAGACGGATTGGAAGAGAGTTGACGAGAAGATAAAATCAAAGGTTGACCGCCAAACAACAACTCTCTCGAATAAAATAAAAAGCAACTATACAATGGTAAGACCTTCAATAAAAACAAGGATTTTATTCAATATCATGAGAATTATTCAAAAAAAGGGATGGAATGAGAGAGATAAGACATATTGGCAAGAGAAAGGATGGCTTGCTAAAAATCGTCCATGGAAATAA
- a CDS encoding class I SAM-dependent methyltransferase: protein MNNYIKLNEDRWNNVKNDYTEPLTHEELEEVRNNSISVALTVGKKVPKEWFEKANGKKILGLACGGGQQGPVFAIKGYDVTIMDFSKSQLQRDDMVAKREDLKINTVQGDMTKPFPFENETFDIIFNPVSNVYIEDLENMYKEASRVLKKGGLLMVGFMNPWIYMYDADIVWDKPDEELLLKFSIPFNSKELEEEGKITINPEYGYEFSHTLETQIRGQLKNGLAMIDFYESCDKRHRLSRYGNDYIATLCIKL, encoded by the coding sequence ATCAACAATTATATAAAATTAAATGAAGATAGATGGAATAATGTAAAAAATGACTATACTGAACCATTGACACATGAAGAATTAGAAGAAGTTAGAAATAATTCAATTTCTGTTGCATTAACTGTTGGGAAAAAAGTTCCGAAAGAATGGTTTGAAAAAGCCAACGGAAAAAAGATATTAGGTTTAGCTTGTGGTGGTGGACAGCAGGGTCCGGTTTTTGCTATAAAAGGTTATGATGTAACCATAATGGATTTTTCTAAATCACAATTACAAAGAGATGATATGGTTGCTAAAAGAGAAGACTTAAAAATCAATACAGTTCAAGGCGATATGACAAAACCATTTCCATTTGAAAATGAAACTTTTGATATTATTTTTAATCCGGTTTCAAATGTATATATAGAAGATTTAGAAAACATGTATAAAGAAGCCTCTCGAGTATTGAAAAAGGGTGGACTGTTAATGGTCGGATTTATGAATCCTTGGATATACATGTATGATGCTGACATTGTATGGGACAAACCCGATGAGGAATTACTTTTAAAGTTTTCAATACCTTTTAATTCAAAAGAGCTTGAAGAGGAAGGCAAAATAACCATAAATCCGGAATATGGATATGAATTTAGTCATACCTTAGAAACTCAGATTAGAGGACAACTTAAAAATGGTCTCGCTATGATAGATTTTTATGAATCATGTGATAAAAGACATAGATTATCACGTTATGGAAATGACTATATAGCTACACTCTGCATTAAACTATAA
- a CDS encoding DUF3784 domain-containing protein produces MTAFYIIAGLLAVFGILIQKFKFYFLIAGYNMMSKEEKEEYNASSIGKHVGFCLYFLSVLSLAVGLFFQFFQMSKQTEKLVIAVYVIFTMIAVSILLVKENKKRLNQVIPFIVFINIVVLIILTVVIFA; encoded by the coding sequence ATGACAGCTTTTTATATAATTGCAGGATTGCTTGCGGTTTTCGGTATTTTAATTCAAAAGTTTAAATTCTATTTTTTGATTGCAGGTTATAATATGATGAGCAAAGAGGAAAAAGAAGAATATAATGCATCTTCCATAGGCAAGCATGTAGGGTTTTGCCTCTATTTTCTTTCAGTTCTTTCCTTGGCAGTAGGTCTTTTTTTTCAATTCTTTCAAATGTCCAAGCAAACCGAAAAACTTGTAATAGCAGTCTATGTAATTTTTACGATGATTGCAGTTTCAATTCTCTTGGTAAAAGAAAATAAAAAAAGACTAAATCAAGTTATTCCCTTTATTGTGTTTATAAATATTGTCGTTTTGATTATTTTAACTGTAGTTATTTTTGCATGA
- a CDS encoding FAD-dependent oxidoreductase codes for MSKKDKPKKILYAVDYKPKRKSPFLLEFANHLNRTKPGSKRSITYDDPEYYVMENIVTDEMAKVGMFLKIRTPLSAQDISPLCGKTVEETEKILWDLAYVGCCITNTIDGVNKYWTEIWVPGIMEMINNNKELTSKHPEITIAFDAYGKKKGEIAPGILPMGVSPMRVIPIESAIESDTHHASYEEISHYLNQHTLFSVSDCSCRTVREKMGEGCGHLKEDMCIQMGHGAEYYIKTGRARQITREEAFEIIKKAEENGLMHDIPNLDGEGKTHAICNCCGCGCLAIRNAIMYRNPDFSRSNYISVIDEEKCVACGECVEHCPSNALRLGQKICSSKPIPEEKTVKTPRDHRWGPEDWNPDYRTNRQVVVKTGTSPCKANCPAHIGVQGYIKLASQGKYREALELIKLENPFPAVCGHVCPRYCEQGCSRLGLDEAVAVDDIKKFIAEQDLNSEHRYVPKKKRDYHDKKIAIIGGGPAGLSCAYYLAIDNYDVTVFEKEKSLGGMLKFGIPSFRLEKNVLDAEIDVLRELGVNFKTGIEVGKDISLDELRAQGFKAFYLAIGAQKGRLLGIEGEDAAGVITGVDFLREENLNETKSLSGKVIVIGGGNVAVDVARMAVRAGGEEVSMFCLEKREEMPALPEEIHEAEEEGIKITNSWGPKRILVQGGKVSGVEFKKCVSVFDKDGRFSPAYDENDTMTVECSFVITSVGQAIDLGSILEGSACEINKNQTVKADPVTYQSAQKDIFVGGDVLTGPKFAIDAIAQGKEGAVSIHRFVHPGQSLVMGRTKRDYKPLDRENLELAGFDRLPRQRAEEPSGEEGKKTFRDLRKTLTEEQVKAETERCLKCGAVKVDEYMCIGCGMCTTRCRFGAISLKRVYDARPSTLEKIKGVVIRNMVKREGRILFNKIFKPSPKRK; via the coding sequence ATGAGTAAAAAAGACAAGCCTAAAAAAATCTTGTATGCAGTCGATTATAAGCCTAAAAGAAAGAGCCCATTTCTTTTGGAATTTGCCAACCATCTAAACCGGACAAAACCCGGTTCCAAAAGGTCAATTACCTACGACGACCCCGAATACTATGTTATGGAAAACATCGTTACCGACGAAATGGCAAAGGTCGGTATGTTTTTAAAAATCAGAACACCTCTAAGTGCTCAAGATATATCTCCCCTATGCGGAAAAACCGTGGAGGAAACCGAGAAGATTCTTTGGGATTTGGCCTATGTAGGCTGCTGTATTACAAATACCATTGACGGAGTAAATAAGTATTGGACCGAAATATGGGTTCCCGGCATTATGGAGATGATAAACAACAACAAGGAGCTTACCTCAAAGCATCCCGAAATAACCATAGCCTTCGATGCCTACGGAAAAAAGAAAGGAGAAATAGCTCCCGGTATCTTGCCCATGGGTGTTTCCCCGATGAGGGTTATTCCTATCGAAAGTGCAATCGAAAGCGATACCCATCATGCAAGTTACGAAGAAATTTCTCATTACCTAAACCAGCACACTCTTTTTAGTGTTTCAGATTGTTCTTGCAGAACGGTGCGCGAAAAGATGGGAGAAGGCTGCGGCCATCTAAAAGAAGATATGTGTATTCAGATGGGACATGGAGCCGAGTATTATATTAAAACCGGAAGAGCCAGGCAGATTACTCGTGAAGAAGCCTTTGAAATTATAAAAAAGGCTGAAGAAAACGGACTCATGCACGATATTCCGAACCTGGACGGGGAGGGAAAAACTCATGCTATCTGTAATTGCTGCGGCTGCGGCTGCCTTGCAATCCGAAATGCGATTATGTACAGGAATCCCGATTTTTCCCGCTCAAATTATATTTCGGTAATTGATGAAGAAAAATGTGTAGCCTGCGGTGAATGTGTAGAGCACTGTCCGTCTAATGCCCTAAGACTGGGGCAAAAAATCTGCTCGTCAAAGCCCATCCCCGAAGAAAAGACCGTAAAAACTCCTCGAGACCACCGATGGGGGCCTGAAGACTGGAATCCTGATTACCGCACAAACAGGCAGGTTGTCGTAAAGACCGGAACAAGCCCCTGTAAGGCTAACTGTCCCGCCCATATAGGTGTTCAAGGTTATATAAAACTTGCATCTCAAGGAAAATACAGGGAAGCCTTGGAGCTTATAAAACTCGAAAATCCCTTCCCGGCAGTATGCGGTCATGTCTGTCCCCGTTATTGCGAACAAGGCTGTTCACGGCTCGGTCTCGATGAGGCCGTTGCCGTTGACGATATCAAAAAATTTATAGCGGAGCAGGATCTTAATTCGGAGCACCGCTATGTTCCGAAAAAGAAAAGAGACTATCACGATAAAAAAATTGCCATTATAGGAGGCGGTCCTGCAGGTCTTTCATGCGCCTACTATCTTGCAATAGACAATTACGATGTAACCGTCTTTGAAAAAGAAAAATCCTTGGGCGGAATGTTAAAATTCGGCATCCCCTCATTTAGGCTCGAAAAAAATGTTCTTGATGCCGAAATAGATGTTTTAAGAGAACTGGGCGTAAACTTTAAAACCGGAATCGAGGTAGGAAAGGATATAAGCCTTGATGAACTTAGAGCTCAAGGCTTTAAGGCCTTTTACCTTGCAATCGGAGCCCAAAAGGGAAGGCTCTTGGGCATTGAAGGCGAAGATGCTGCCGGCGTAATTACCGGTGTGGACTTTTTAAGGGAAGAAAACTTAAACGAAACCAAAAGCCTTTCAGGCAAGGTAATCGTTATCGGAGGCGGAAACGTAGCCGTTGACGTTGCCCGAATGGCTGTCCGCGCAGGCGGAGAAGAAGTTTCTATGTTCTGCCTCGAAAAGAGGGAAGAAATGCCGGCCCTCCCCGAAGAAATCCATGAGGCCGAAGAAGAGGGTATAAAGATTACAAACTCATGGGGCCCCAAACGAATCCTCGTTCAAGGCGGAAAGGTAAGCGGAGTGGAATTTAAAAAATGCGTTTCCGTTTTTGATAAGGACGGAAGGTTCAGCCCTGCCTATGATGAAAACGATACCATGACTGTCGAGTGCAGCTTTGTTATAACCTCGGTAGGACAGGCAATCGATTTGGGCTCTATCTTGGAAGGTTCCGCCTGCGAGATAAACAAAAACCAAACCGTAAAGGCCGACCCGGTTACCTATCAGAGCGCTCAAAAAGACATCTTTGTAGGCGGCGATGTGTTGACAGGCCCCAAATTCGCCATAGATGCCATAGCCCAGGGAAAGGAAGGTGCTGTTTCGATTCACCGCTTTGTACACCCGGGGCAAAGTTTGGTTATGGGAAGAACAAAGAGGGATTATAAACCCTTAGACCGTGAAAACTTGGAGCTTGCAGGCTTTGACCGGCTGCCCCGCCAAAGAGCGGAAGAACCTTCCGGCGAAGAAGGCAAAAAGACCTTTAGGGATTTACGCAAGACCTTAACCGAAGAGCAGGTCAAGGCTGAAACTGAACGCTGTTTAAAATGCGGAGCCGTCAAGGTTGACGAGTATATGTGCATAGGCTGCGGAATGTGTACTACGCGCTGCCGCTTCGGAGCCATCAGCTTAAAGCGTGTTTATGATGCTCGCCCGAGTACCCTCGAAAAGATTAAGGGTGTCGTTATAAGAAACATGGTAAAAAGGGAAGGGAGAATTTTATTTAACAAGATTTTTAAGCCTTCTCCAAAGCGCAAATAA
- a CDS encoding hydrogenase maturation nickel metallochaperone HypA has translation MHELSLVMEVVRRVDAIAKSNNVSEVDTIVLQIGEIASVVPHFVQACYPAAVDGTWMADTKLKIEMVKASVRCNSCTQVFDPIEYHGVCPSCSCNEHEILTGREFLIKEIVCY, from the coding sequence ATGCACGAATTAAGTTTGGTCATGGAAGTTGTCCGCCGTGTTGATGCAATCGCTAAATCGAACAATGTCAGCGAGGTCGATACAATAGTTTTACAAATCGGCGAAATTGCAAGCGTTGTTCCTCACTTTGTTCAAGCCTGCTATCCTGCCGCCGTAGACGGGACATGGATGGCAGACACAAAGCTGAAAATCGAAATGGTAAAGGCTTCTGTACGCTGCAACAGTTGCACTCAAGTTTTTGACCCGATAGAATATCACGGTGTCTGCCCCTCCTGTTCTTGTAATGAGCATGAGATTCTTACAGGTCGGGAATTTTTAATAAAAGAAATTGTATGTTATTGA
- the hypB gene encoding hydrogenase nickel incorporation protein HypB, translated as MNEFKVIEIKEGVYETNNAHAAKLRSKLKEEKKFLLNLMSSPGSGKTTLLKASIEALKKDFRIGVMEADLDSAVDAETISQTGAKVIQLHTGGMCHLDADMTEQGLEALGIADLDLIFLENVGNLICPAEFDTGALKNVMILSVPEGDDKPLKYPPMFQVCDVLLITKMDTVSVFNFDLKKCTEYVKKLNPDIKIFPVSALKGDGMEAWIDWLRSAAKDF; from the coding sequence ATGAACGAGTTTAAGGTTATCGAAATTAAAGAAGGTGTTTACGAAACAAACAATGCCCATGCGGCAAAACTTCGCAGTAAACTAAAGGAAGAGAAAAAGTTTTTATTGAATTTGATGTCGTCTCCGGGGTCGGGAAAAACTACCTTGCTTAAAGCAAGCATCGAGGCTTTAAAAAAAGATTTTAGAATCGGTGTTATGGAAGCCGACCTTGATTCTGCCGTAGATGCCGAGACCATTTCGCAAACAGGTGCAAAGGTTATTCAGCTTCACACAGGCGGAATGTGCCACTTGGATGCCGATATGACCGAACAAGGCTTGGAAGCCCTCGGTATTGCAGACCTGGATCTTATCTTTCTTGAAAATGTGGGCAACCTGATTTGCCCCGCAGAATTCGATACGGGCGCCTTAAAGAATGTTATGATTTTAAGCGTTCCCGAGGGAGACGATAAACCCTTAAAATATCCTCCGATGTTTCAGGTTTGCGATGTTCTTTTAATCACAAAGATGGATACCGTAAGCGTCTTTAATTTTGATTTGAAAAAATGTACCGAGTACGTAAAGAAGCTCAATCCCGATATAAAAATCTTCCCCGTATCTGCCTTAAAAGGAGACGGAATGGAAGCATGGATTGACTGGCTGCGTTCTGCCGCAAAAGACTTTTAA
- a CDS encoding zinc metallopeptidase, protein MYFDYYYLVLVVPTLLLSLYAQFKVKSAFSKYSQVQTMRKISGKEAAALLLRSNAISDVNIERVGGSLSDHYDPSHKVLRLSDPVYDKTSIAAVGVAAHETGHAIQDKEKYGPLVLRSTLVPAANIGSAAGPYLALAGIIFGMNLLLNIGIILFACAVLFYLVTLPVEIDASRRALKVLEHNAVLSQEELKGAKKVLSAAALTYVASALTAMANLLRLILISRDRR, encoded by the coding sequence ATGTATTTCGATTATTATTATTTGGTTTTGGTTGTTCCGACCCTGCTTTTATCCTTGTATGCTCAATTTAAGGTAAAGTCGGCCTTTTCAAAATACTCTCAGGTCCAGACCATGAGGAAAATTTCAGGCAAAGAAGCTGCAGCCCTCCTGCTTAGATCAAATGCAATATCCGATGTGAATATCGAAAGGGTAGGCGGAAGTTTAAGCGATCACTATGATCCGTCTCACAAGGTTTTACGCCTTTCGGATCCGGTCTACGATAAGACCTCGATAGCAGCCGTAGGTGTTGCCGCCCACGAAACAGGACACGCCATTCAGGATAAAGAAAAATACGGCCCGCTGGTTTTGCGCAGCACCTTGGTACCGGCTGCAAACATAGGTTCGGCTGCCGGCCCCTATTTGGCCCTCGCCGGTATAATCTTCGGAATGAATTTGCTTCTCAACATAGGTATAATTCTTTTTGCCTGCGCCGTTTTATTCTATCTTGTAACCCTGCCGGTTGAAATCGATGCTTCAAGGCGTGCCTTAAAAGTCTTGGAACACAATGCAGTTTTAAGCCAAGAAGAACTAAAAGGTGCCAAAAAAGTTTTGTCGGCTGCCGCCTTAACCTATGTGGCCTCAGCCCTTACTGCAATGGCAAACCTCTTACGCTTAATTTTAATTTCGCGGGATAGAAGGTAA
- a CDS encoding SAM-dependent methyltransferase translates to MKKQKLSGAEGFENYYLSIFGERWSALKAALLEENKAEAYSENLIQNYYLDYASIQAAKAMPLLEEGSCLDMCAAPGGKTLVLLSRIKGDAEIQANELSADRRNRLIRVLDEHLNEDDRKRIKISGYDASRMPRYGQELYERILLDAPCSSERHVLQNEKYLKQWTEARIKNLSQRQWALLSAAFLLLKPKGYLIYSTCALADEENDFLIEKLIKKYKERVRLEEKPDSLGPILPEKTKYGFRFLPDKAEGAGPIYFSLIQKN, encoded by the coding sequence ATGAAAAAACAAAAACTAAGCGGGGCAGAAGGTTTTGAAAACTACTATCTTTCCATTTTTGGAGAAAGGTGGTCTGCCCTCAAAGCAGCCCTGTTAGAAGAAAACAAGGCGGAAGCCTACAGCGAAAACCTCATACAAAATTACTATCTGGATTATGCAAGCATCCAAGCCGCCAAGGCCATGCCTCTTCTTGAAGAAGGAAGCTGCCTCGACATGTGTGCTGCCCCCGGAGGAAAGACCCTGGTTCTTTTAAGCAGGATTAAGGGAGATGCCGAAATACAGGCAAACGAGCTTTCGGCCGATAGGCGGAACAGGCTTATAAGGGTTCTCGATGAGCACTTAAATGAAGACGACCGAAAACGAATCAAGATTTCCGGCTATGATGCTTCCCGAATGCCCCGCTACGGTCAAGAGCTTTACGAGAGAATTTTACTCGATGCCCCCTGCTCTTCCGAAAGGCATGTGCTTCAAAACGAAAAATATCTTAAACAATGGACGGAAGCCCGCATAAAAAATTTAAGCCAAAGACAATGGGCTCTTTTATCTGCGGCCTTTTTGCTCCTTAAACCTAAGGGCTATTTGATCTATTCGACCTGTGCTCTTGCCGATGAAGAAAACGATTTTTTAATCGAAAAGCTTATAAAAAAATATAAGGAAAGAGTAAGGCTTGAAGAAAAACCTGACAGCCTTGGGCCCATCCTCCCCGAAAAAACAAAATACGGATTCCGTTTTCTTCCCGATAAGGCGGAGGGAGCAGGGCCCATCTATTTTTCACTCATTCAAAAAAATTAA
- a CDS encoding GNAT family N-acetyltransferase, which translates to MYIKKLIGKKCYLAPMRIEDAEKYAVWANDQEVAEYLNFASSIIGLETERLIIDRISKEHNYAIVDTATDELIGNMGLMKISHLDRTAELGIFIGNKAYWSKGYGTEAMCLLINYAYQKLNLHNIILNVYSYNERAIKAYEKVGFKKIGARRGALIRNRKMHDIILMDIIPEDFYAKHPEFEL; encoded by the coding sequence ATGTACATAAAAAAACTTATCGGAAAAAAATGCTATCTTGCCCCAATGAGAATTGAAGATGCCGAAAAATATGCTGTTTGGGCAAACGATCAGGAAGTGGCCGAATATCTTAACTTTGCTTCTTCTATTATCGGCCTTGAAACCGAACGCCTAATAATCGATAGGATTTCAAAGGAACATAATTACGCAATCGTGGATACTGCAACCGATGAGCTTATAGGAAACATGGGGCTTATGAAGATCAGTCATTTGGATAGAACTGCAGAGCTCGGCATCTTTATCGGTAACAAGGCTTACTGGTCAAAGGGCTACGGCACCGAGGCTATGTGTTTACTTATAAACTATGCCTATCAAAAACTCAACCTGCACAACATAATCTTAAATGTATATTCTTATAATGAAAGAGCTATTAAGGCTTACGAAAAGGTCGGCTTTAAAAAAATAGGAGCAAGGAGAGGAGCCCTGATTCGCAACCGGAAAATGCACGACATAATCTTAATGGATATTATCCCTGAAGATTTTTATGCAAAGCATCCCGAGTTTGAACTATAG
- a CDS encoding ATP-binding protein, producing the protein MSTKRKMPIGVQSFEVLRKDAFVYIDKTEFIWKLVNESRVHFLSRPRRFGKSLLLSTLKAYFLGQKELFKGLAIEKLEECEKDKREIWQKYPVLYLDFNPKNYADTRALNDILNAHLSEWEDEFKIEKTEESPDGRFRNLLKQIYEKTGKQAVILIDEYDKPLLQTMWKDEALNETYRTILKGFFGVIKSADQYLRFAFLTGVTKFSKVSIFSDLNNLRDLSLLSDYSAICGISQEELEKDFQHEIEALAENNDLTYEETLAKLKQRYDGYKFSEDGKNMYNPFSLLNVFADGKMRDYWFSTGTPTFLVEYLKKAYYNIPDLDGNVKMNEAGLETYRADAINPLPILFQSGYLTIKDYNDFSRLFRLGFPNDEVRYGFLDNLLPAYTPIRTDKTGLSIWEFYEQIEAGDVDGFMEKLKGIISGIPYDSLTEKDLALREQNYQTAVYLVFALMNQFVHTEVRCATGRADCVVEFSDKVYIFEFKLTSNGTAEDAINQIKEKGYADKYSGTGKKVIAIGSSFDEDKRTIKDWLIDK; encoded by the coding sequence ATGAGTACTAAAAGAAAAATGCCTATCGGCGTTCAAAGTTTTGAAGTTCTACGAAAAGATGCTTTTGTTTATATAGATAAAACGGAATTTATTTGGAAATTGGTGAACGAAAGCCGTGTTCACTTTTTAAGCCGGCCGCGCCGTTTTGGGAAAAGCCTCTTGCTTTCTACCTTGAAAGCCTACTTCCTCGGGCAAAAAGAGCTGTTTAAAGGTTTGGCTATCGAAAAACTTGAGGAGTGCGAAAAAGACAAAAGAGAAATCTGGCAAAAATATCCTGTACTCTATTTGGATTTTAATCCAAAAAACTACGCCGACACTAGGGCTTTGAATGATATTCTTAATGCCCACTTATCTGAATGGGAGGATGAATTTAAGATAGAAAAAACGGAGGAATCTCCTGACGGACGCTTTAGAAATCTTTTAAAACAGATTTATGAAAAAACAGGCAAGCAGGCTGTCATCCTCATAGACGAATACGATAAGCCCCTTCTTCAAACTATGTGGAAGGATGAAGCCTTAAACGAAACCTACCGCACAATTCTTAAAGGTTTTTTCGGAGTAATAAAAAGTGCAGACCAATATCTCCGCTTTGCTTTTTTGACAGGAGTTACAAAATTCAGTAAGGTCAGCATATTCAGCGATTTAAATAATTTAAGGGACTTAAGCCTCTTGTCGGATTACTCTGCCATCTGCGGTATTTCCCAAGAAGAACTTGAAAAGGATTTTCAACACGAAATTGAGGCCCTTGCCGAAAATAATGATTTGACCTATGAGGAAACCCTCGCAAAATTAAAACAAAGATATGACGGTTATAAATTTTCAGAAGACGGAAAAAATATGTACAATCCTTTTAGCTTGTTAAATGTTTTTGCCGATGGGAAAATGCGGGACTATTGGTTTTCAACAGGCACCCCGACCTTTTTGGTTGAGTATCTTAAAAAAGCCTATTATAATATTCCCGACCTCGATGGAAATGTAAAAATGAACGAGGCAGGTTTAGAAACCTATAGGGCAGATGCAATCAACCCCCTGCCTATTTTGTTCCAATCGGGCTACTTAACAATCAAAGACTATAACGACTTTTCAAGACTTTTCCGCTTAGGTTTTCCTAATGATGAGGTGCGTTACGGTTTTTTGGATAATTTACTTCCGGCCTACACCCCGATACGAACCGATAAAACAGGGCTTTCTATTTGGGAATTTTACGAGCAAATAGAGGCCGGAGATGTAGACGGCTTTATGGAAAAATTAAAGGGAATAATATCCGGTATCCCTTACGACAGCTTAACAGAAAAAGACCTGGCCTTGCGTGAGCAAAACTATCAGACCGCCGTCTATCTTGTCTTCGCCCTTATGAACCAGTTTGTGCATACTGAAGTCCGCTGTGCAACAGGGAGAGCTGACTGTGTTGTGGAATTCAGCGATAAGGTTTATATCTTTGAATTTAAACTCACCTCAAACGGAACGGCCGAAGATGCTATAAACCAAATAAAAGAAAAGGGCTACGCAGACAAGTACTCGGGGACAGGCAAGAAGGTAATAGCAATAGGTTCAAGCTTTGATGAAGATAAACGCACAATTAAAGACTGGCTGATTGATAAATGA
- a CDS encoding MptD family putative ECF transporter S component — protein MEKSNKFKTKDFVFIGIMTVVYIAVFMIIGFVTAAINPFLHAFSPAISGLVVGTIYLFLAIKVPKFGVFTISQLLLIMVVLILGMGYLPWLIGMFIGALLADIAANTSKYKNKYTIAVASGFMCLGSASGGVIPILFFVEHYKKFCFERMQMNEAQVEQSVAASAGYLGVIILIATFALGFVGVLIGSKILGKHFKNSGIK, from the coding sequence ATGGAAAAGTCAAACAAATTTAAAACAAAGGATTTTGTTTTTATCGGAATAATGACTGTGGTTTATATTGCGGTCTTTATGATCATAGGTTTTGTTACTGCGGCAATAAACCCTTTTTTACATGCCTTTTCCCCGGCAATTTCGGGACTTGTAGTCGGAACAATTTATTTATTCTTGGCTATTAAGGTTCCCAAATTCGGTGTTTTTACTATCAGCCAGCTTTTACTCATCATGGTTGTTTTAATTTTGGGAATGGGATACCTTCCTTGGCTGATAGGTATGTTTATCGGAGCCTTGCTGGCCGACATTGCAGCCAATACCTCGAAGTATAAGAACAAATACACGATAGCCGTTGCAAGCGGTTTTATGTGTTTGGGAAGCGCTTCAGGAGGCGTTATCCCCATTCTCTTTTTCGTAGAGCATTATAAAAAATTCTGCTTTGAAAGAATGCAGATGAATGAAGCTCAGGTTGAACAAAGCGTTGCTGCAAGTGCAGGATACCTCGGAGTCATCATCTTAATTGCAACCTTTGCCTTGGGCTTTGTAGGAGTTCTTATAGGCTCAAAAATATTGGGAAAACATTTTAAGAATTCCGGAATAAAATAA